In the Candidatus Thermoplasmatota archaeon genome, GATCAGGGTGAAACCGATGGCCGTTTCCGAGCAGAGGATACAGGCCTCCCAGGAGACCGCCGTCAGGCACATCATGGATGAAGTGGTCAAGAAGGCTGCGGCCGAGGTGACCATAGGAGAGTTCGTCCGCATGCTCATCATGGGAGAGCTCTCCAAGAGGATTTCCGATGCGTCCAAGATCATCGTCCCTATCAAGAGGATAGAGATCCGCAGGAGCGAGGTGGTCAAGGCCGGCAAGATGCCCGAGCCCGGTGAGGCGCCCATAATGGCCCCGCAGGAGCAGCCGGAAGAGCCGCGGGCGGCTGAGGTAGAGGCCCCAGCACCGCCTGCGCCGGAAGCACCAGTGGCCGAAGCGGCCCCGGTGACAGAGGAGCTGCCCGCCCCTGTCGAGGAAGAGAAGAAGGAGTGAGCGCGGACCGTTCGGTC is a window encoding:
- a CDS encoding 30S ribosomal protein S3ae, encoding MPAKPRAAAKKVKDKWRAKEWYKIYSPDMFSKMQLGETPSDTPEGVMGRIIEATVQDLTGDFSKMHIKMKFRVNDVRGLDAHTVFIGHDLTSDYVRRLTRRKRTKTDAVIDVTTKDSWEIRVKPMAVSEQRIQASQETAVRHIMDEVVKKAAAEVTIGEFVRMLIMGELSKRISDASKIIVPIKRIEIRRSEVVKAGKMPEPGEAPIMAPQEQPEEPRAAEVEAPAPPAPEAPVAEAAPVTEELPAPVEEEKKE